In a single window of the Streptomyces sp. NBC_00285 genome:
- a CDS encoding L-rhamnose mutarotase has translation MKRIAQTIRLRPEHREEYLRLHSAVWPGVEAALLRADIRNYSIFLHGDVLFAYMEYHGDDFEADMSSIEADPETQRWWKLTDPCQEPFPDRGEGRQWSELPEIWHLSPPGDDATA, from the coding sequence GTGAAGCGCATCGCCCAGACCATCAGGCTCCGGCCCGAACACCGCGAGGAGTACCTCCGGCTCCACTCCGCCGTGTGGCCCGGCGTCGAAGCCGCCCTGCTCCGGGCGGACATCCGCAACTACAGCATCTTCCTCCACGGTGACGTGCTGTTCGCCTACATGGAGTACCACGGCGACGACTTCGAGGCGGACATGTCCTCCATCGAGGCCGATCCCGAGACCCAGCGCTGGTGGAAGCTCACCGACCCCTGCCAGGAGCCCTTCCCCGACCGGGGCGAGGGCCGCCAGTGGAGCGAGCTCCCCGAGATCTGGCACCTGAGCCCGCCCGGCGACGACGCCACCGCCTGA